A window of Vibrio ishigakensis contains these coding sequences:
- the yhbY gene encoding ribosome assembly RNA-binding protein YhbY, whose translation MNLSTKQKQHLKGLAHNLKPVVLMGANGLTEAVLAEIEIALDHHELIKVKVASEDRETKNLIIEAIVRETGAEKVQTIGKTLVLYRQTEDRKIELPRK comes from the coding sequence ATGAACCTAAGCACCAAACAAAAGCAGCACCTAAAAGGCCTAGCACACAACCTTAAGCCGGTTGTGCTAATGGGCGCAAATGGATTGACAGAGGCTGTTCTAGCGGAAATCGAAATCGCTCTCGACCATCATGAACTGATCAAGGTAAAAGTTGCTTCAGAAGATCGTGAGACTAAAAACCTAATCATCGAAGCTATCGTTCGTGAGACTGGCGCAGAAAAAGTACAGACTATTGGTAAGACCCTAGTTCTGTATCGTCAGACCGAAGATCGCAAGATTGAACTTCCTCGCAAATAA
- the rlmE gene encoding 23S rRNA (uridine(2552)-2'-O)-methyltransferase RlmE yields the protein MSKQKRSASSGRWLKEHFDDIYANEARKKGYRSRAFFKIDEIQEKDKLIKPGHTVVDLGSAPGGWSQYAAKIVGDEGQVIACDILPMDSIAGVAFLQGDFREESVLDALLERIQPDMVDVVMSDMAPNMAGNSSVDQPRAMYLVELALDMCRQVLAPNGSFVVKVFQGEGFDQYVKECRDMFKVVKIRKPDSSRARSREVYVVATGYKG from the coding sequence ATGAGTAAACAAAAACGATCTGCAAGTTCTGGCCGTTGGCTGAAGGAGCATTTTGACGATATCTACGCTAATGAAGCGAGAAAAAAGGGCTATCGCTCTCGCGCTTTCTTTAAGATTGATGAAATCCAAGAGAAAGATAAGCTGATAAAACCGGGTCACACAGTAGTGGACTTGGGCTCTGCACCAGGCGGCTGGTCTCAATACGCAGCAAAAATTGTTGGGGATGAGGGGCAAGTCATAGCCTGCGACATTTTGCCTATGGATTCCATAGCTGGTGTGGCATTCTTGCAGGGTGACTTTCGAGAAGAATCTGTGCTTGATGCACTACTTGAGAGAATCCAACCGGACATGGTTGACGTAGTAATGTCTGACATGGCTCCAAATATGGCAGGCAATTCGTCTGTAGATCAACCAAGAGCAATGTATTTGGTTGAACTTGCCCTCGATATGTGTCGACAAGTTCTAGCACCAAATGGTAGCTTTGTAGTTAAGGTATTCCAAGGCGAAGGCTTCGACCAGTACGTCAAGGAATGCAGAGACATGTTCAAGGTTGTGAAGATACGTAAACCTGACTCATCGCGAGCACGTTCCCGTGAGGTATACGTTGTTGCAACTGGCTACAAAGGCTAA
- the greA gene encoding transcription elongation factor GreA yields MQKVPMTVRGEQKLKEELDRLLKLRPQISVAIAEARELGDLKENAEYHAAREEQGICEAQIRDIEYKLSVAQVIDVTKMDNTGKVIFGTTVTLIDVDTEEEFKYQIVGDDEAEIKLGRISVSSPIARGLIGKMEGDEVTITTPGGVKDFEIEQVEYI; encoded by the coding sequence ATGCAAAAAGTACCTATGACTGTTCGTGGCGAGCAGAAACTAAAAGAAGAACTCGATCGCTTGCTAAAGCTTCGTCCACAAATCTCTGTGGCTATCGCAGAAGCGCGTGAGCTGGGTGACCTAAAAGAGAACGCAGAGTACCATGCAGCTCGTGAAGAGCAAGGCATCTGTGAAGCACAAATTCGTGATATCGAATACAAGCTATCTGTTGCTCAGGTTATCGATGTAACTAAGATGGATAACACCGGCAAGGTAATCTTCGGTACTACCGTAACCCTTATCGACGTTGATACTGAAGAAGAGTTCAAATACCAAATCGTTGGTGATGATGAGGCTGAAATTAAGCTTGGTCGTATCTCTGTAAGCTCACCAATTGCTCGTGGTCTGATCGGTAAAATGGAAGGCGATGAAGTGACTATCACTACTCCGGGTGGTGTAAAAGACTTCGAAATCGAACAAGTCGAATATATCTAA